The genomic interval ACTTCACGCGTCTTCAGGGTACGCGCCTGCTTCTGCGTGATGCGGTAGGCTTCGCGCAGCGGCGCTTCGGCCAGCTCGGCGATACGGGCGATCAAGGTCTCATCCCGGACTGGCGGCTGCCAGTCCCACTCCGGCTTGCCGGCGATCTCGACGAGCGCGTTGATGGCATCAATCGCCACCTGCATCTGCTCATGGCCATACACCACGGCGCCGAGCATCACTTCCTCGGAGAGCTGCTGGGCTTCGGATTCGACCATCAGCACGGCGGCGGCCGTGCCGGCGACGACCAGATTCAACCGGCTGTCCTTCAACTGCGAGAAGGTCGGGCACATCACATACTGGCCGTTGATGTAGCCGACGCGCGCAGCGCCGATCGGGCCGGCAAACGGCACGCCGGAAATCGCCAGGGCCGCCGAAGCGCCGATCATCGCCGGAATGTCCGGATCGATTTCCGGATTGCTCGACATGACGGTGGTGATGACCTGCACCTCGTTGGTGAAGCCTTCCGGAAACAACGGACGGATGGGACGGTCGATGAGACGCGAAGTCAGCGTCTCTTTTTCCGACGGACGCCCTTCGCGCTTGAAGAAGCCACCGGGAATCCGTCCGGCGGCATAGGTCTTCTCGACGTAATCGACGGTCAGCGGAAAGAAATCCTGGCCGGGCTTGGGTTGCGGCTGGGCGACGACGGTGGCCAACACCACGGTGTCATCCATATTGACCAGCACGGCGCCACCGGCCTGGCGGGCGATTTCGCCGGTTTCGAGGGTAACGGTGTGGGCGCCGTAGTTGAAGGTCTTCTTGGTAGGGTTCAGTTCGAGCAAGGTTCTATCCTTTCATCATTAACAGGCTTGACGGGCGCAGATGCCGCCCCATGGCGAACATCACAGCGATCAATTTCAGCGCCATCAAACGCCAATTTCAAACTCAAATAATCAAGCAACCGGATCGCCACGCCACTTCAATCGACACGCATCACTCTTTGCGTGCATTCAGAAGTTTCAGGAGACCCGAGGGCCAGAAACAACAAAGCCGGTGACAACCAGTTCTCCAGATCTGATTGACACCGGCATACTTTCAGGTTTGCCGAGGCAAATATCCTGCTGCGGGACAGAGACAATGCTGTCTCACGCGATCACTCTTGGTTTGCACGTTTTCGGCTCGAAACGCCGCGCCGCACGGCGCGGGCGTCCAGATTACTTGCGCAGGTTGAGACGGCCCAACAGCTCACGATAGCCGTCGAGGTTCTTGCGCTTCAGGTAATCGAGCAGCTTGCGACGCTGATTGACCATTTTCAGCAGGCCGCGCCGCGAGTGGTGATCCTTGACATTGGCCTTGAAATGTCCGGTCAGGCCATTGATACGGGCGGTAAGCAGCGCAATCTGAACCTCCGGCGAGCCGGTATCACCTTGGGCACGCTGGAAGTCGCCAACGATCTTTGCTTTTTCAGCAGTGGAAATTGCCATCTGATTTCTCTTAACTTGGGGTCTTGGAAACGCGCGATTATATCCGCAAACCGGCACACGACTCAAGTGGCGGAATCGCTTCCGTTACCCGATAGAACAATCGACTTCAGAGCGGCTCGGCAACCAGTCGCCGTGGCGCCAGCCAGCCTTCCGCATCGAGCTTGCACAAACCGAGGAAGCGCCCGTCGTGATAGGCGCGAAAGCGCCCCGGCTGGCCGTTCCAGCGCACCGGCTGCCCCTTGCCCAGGCGGATCGCGCTGGTTGCATCCAGTTCGGCACGCGGCAGATCGGCAAGCAGCGTATCCACCGGCGCCAGCAAGGCATCCCGCAGCGCGCCTTCCGCCGCTTCTATCTGCACCGGACTGACCGCCTGCGCCAGCGCCAGCCGGCCGATGCGCGTGCGCCGCAGGCCCGCCAGATGCGCGCCGCAGCCGAGCGCCGCGCCGATGTCTTCAGCCAGGGTGCGGATGTAGGTGCCCTTGCTGCAGGCAACCGTGATCGCCAGCAAGTCGCCCTCCAGACGATCCATGCGCAGCTCGTGAATGACCACCCGCCGTGGCTGACGCTCCACCTCGATGCCTTGCCGGGCGTATTCGTAGAGCGCCTTGCCGTCGCGCTTGAGCGCCGAATGCATCGGCGGTACCTGCATGATTTCGCCGACGAAGGAAGCCAGCACGGCGCTTACCCGTTCCGCGTTGACCGCGACCGGATGCGTTGCAAGCACCTCGCCTTCAGCATCGGCCGTATTGGTCGTCACCCCCAGCCGGATCTGCGCCACATATTCCTTGTCGGCATCGAGCAGCTCGCCGGCGAACTTGGTGGCCTCGCCAAAACAAAGCGGCAGCAGGCCGCTCGCCAGCGGATCCAGCGTGCCGGTATGACCGGCCTTGGCCGCGTTGTAGAGGCGGCGCACGCTCTGCAGCGCGGCATTCGAGGTCAACCCGAGCGGCTTGTCGAGAAGCAGAACGCCGTCCACCCGGCGGCGCGGTGCGCGGCGCGGCGCGTTCATGCGCTCATTCGGTTTCGGTTGTGTCGTCGCCGGCGCCTGCCTGCGAGGCAACGGCTTGATCGATCAATTGCGACAACTGGGTGCCCCGTTCCACGGACTCGTCGTAAACGAAATGCAGCTCGGGCAGGTGATGGATCTTGATGCGGCGCCCCAGTTCGCGACGCAGGAAACTGCTGGCGCGGCGCAGGCCGGCGGCGATTTCCGCGTGTTGCTCATGTCCCGTCAAGGTCGTGTAGAAAACCTTGGCATGGGCATAATCCGGCGTCACTTCGACATCCGTCAGGGTCACCAGACGCACGCGCGGATCCTTCAGTTCGAGGCGGATCAGCTCGGCCAGTTCGCGCCGGATCTGCTCGGCGACACGATCGCTGCGGGAAAAGGTCTTCATGAAGTGATGGCCGGCCAGAGGCAGCACGACACCCGGACGGGCGCCGTGCTGCCAAATGGATTACAGCGTGCGGGCGATATCCTGGATTTCAAAGACTTCGAGCTGATCGCCCTCGATCAGGTCGTCGTAATTCTTCAGCGACAGACCGCACTCGAAACCGCTCTTGACTTCCTTGACGTCATCCTTGTAGCGCTTCAGGGAATCCAGTTCGCCGGTATGGATCACCTGATTGTTGCGCAACAGGCGGACCTGGGCGTTGCGCCGCACGCAGCCGTCGGTGACCATGCAGCCGGCGACCGTGCCCACCTTGGAAATGCGGAACACCTGGCGGATCTCGACCGTGCCGATGACGTTCTCGCGCTTTTCCGGCGCCAGCATGCCCGACAGGGCTGCCCGCACATCGTCCACCGCATCATAGATGATGCCGTAGTAGCGCAGATCGACGCCGAGGTTCTCGGCCAGCCTGCGCGACGAGGCATCGGCGCGCGTATTGAAGCCGATGATGACGCCATTCGATGCGGCGGCCAGGTTGACATCGGACTCGCTGATGCCGCCAACGGCGGCGTGCATGATGTTGACCTTGACTTCGTCGGTGGACAACTGGTTGAGCGCATGCACCAGCGCCTCCTGGGAGCCTTGCACGTCGGCCTTGATGATCAGCGCAAGCTGGCGCGCCTCGGCTTGCCCCATGTTCTCGAACATGTTCTCGAGCTTGGCCGCCTGCTGCTTGGCCAGCTTGACGTCGCGGAACTTGCCTTGGCGGAACAGGGCGACTTCGCGCGCGCGGCGCTCATCCGCCAGAACGACGGCCTCGGCGCCGGCGCCCGGCACATCCGACAAACCCTGAATTTCAACCGGAATCGACGGACCCGCCGCCTCCACGGGCTGACCGTTCTCGTCGAGCATGGCGCGCACGCGGCCATACACTGCCCCGGCCAGCACGGTATCGCCGCGCCGCAAGGTGCCGTTCTGCACCAGGATGGTCGCCACCGGGCCCTTGCCCTTGTCCAGGCGCGCCTCGACGACCACCCCCTTGGCAGGCGCATCCGGAGAAGCCGTGAGCTCCATGACTTCGGCCTGCAGCAGCACGTGCTCCAGCAGATCATCGATGCCCTGGCCGGTTTTTGCCGACAGCGGAACGAATGGCGAATCACCGCCATACTCTTCCGGCACGACGCCTTCGGCGATCAGTTCCTGCTTGACCCGCTCGGGATTGGCCTCCGGCTTGTCGATCTTGTTCATGGCGACGACCAACGGCACGCCGGCCGCCTTGGCATGATGGATGGCTTCCTTGGTCTGCGGCATCACGCCATCATCGGCAGCTACCACCAGAATGACGATATCCGTCGCCTTGGCACCGCGCGCGCGCATCGCCGTAAAGGCCTCGTGGCCCGGCGTATCGAGGAAGGTCACCATCCCGCGCGGCGTCTCGACATGGTAGGCACCGATATGCTGGGTGATGCCGCCGGCCTCGCCGGGCGCAATGCGTGTCTTGCGGATATAGTCGAGCAGCGAAGTCTTGCCGTGGTCGACGTGGCCCATGACGGTAACGACCGGCGCGCGCGGAATCATCGCGTATTCCTTGGCGACCGCCTGTTCCTGTTCGAGGAAGGCATCCGGATCGTCGAGCTTGGCGGCGAAGGGGCGATGGCCCATTTCCTCGACGACGATCATTGCCGTTTCCTGGTCGAGCGACTGGTTGATGGTCACCATCGTGCCCATCTTCATCAGCGTCTTGATCACCTCGGTGGCCTTGACCGACATCTTGTGCGCCAGATCGGCAACGGAAATCGTCTCCGGCACATGGACATCGCGCACGACCTGCTCGGGAGCCTGCTGCTGCGGCGCAGCCTCCTCGCCGTGACCGCCATGGCGCCCACGGTGCCTGCTGCCACCCGCCCCGCGCCAGCCGCTGGGGCCCGTCTCGCCACGCGTCCTGAGGCCGCGTTTTTTGGCGACGTCATCCTTCCAGGCGGTCGTCCCACCCCCGCCGGCCTTTTTGGCCCCCTTCTTGTCGTCTGTCTTGCCAGCGGGCTTGTGCAGCGTGCCGGTCACGCCGGCGGCCTTTTCCTCCGGCTTGGCGGTGGCTTCGGCGGCCTTTTGCGCAGCTTCGAGTTGCGCCTGCTGGGCGGCAAGCCGCCGCTCGGCCTCGATACGCGCCCGCTCCTGCTTTTCCTTGAAATCGGCTGCCTGGCGCGCCAGCAACTCTGCCTGCTTTTGCGCCTCGCGCTGGCGCTGTTCCAGCTCGTTGGCGCTGACCACATTGCGTACCACGCGCACTGCCGAACCCGCCTTGGTGCCCGCAGCAGTCCGGGTGGCTGCGCTGGCTGGGGCAGTCGTCGCCGCCGTTGCCGCCGTATCCGGCGTTGCCGTGGCCGCTGCGGATTTTTTTGTCGCCTTGGCCTTGGCTGCAGGCGCGGGGGCATCGGCAGTCGTGGCAACGCTATCCGCAACGACGGCAGGCGCTGCCATCCCGGCTTGATCGCTGGCTTCGGCCTTGGGTTTGGCCTCGGCCTCACCCGCCGCCATGACCGGTGCAACGCCCTCGGCAACCGGCGTTGCCGCAGCAGCTTTCGCCACGACGGGCGTTTCGACGGCGGCTGGCTTGGTGGTTTTTCCACTTGCCACAGCGGGCGCCGCACCCTCCGCAGGCGCAGTCACATTCACCGGGGCCGCCGTGGCAGCAGCAGCCGGTGTGCTCTCGGCAGCCGCCTCGGTGGCATCGCGGCGCACCAGCACGCGCTTCTTGCGCACTTCGACCTGAATGGTCCGCGCCTTGCCGCTGGCATCCGCAGCGCGGATCTCGGTGGTCTTCTTGCGGGTCAGCGTGATCTTCGCCTTGCCCTCGGCTTCGCCATGCGATTTGCGAAGGTATTCGAGCAACCTGGCCTTGTCCTGTTCTGTCAAGGTGTCGTCGACCGCCTTCTTGCCGACGCCGGCCTTCTTCAACTGCTCCAGCAGCACGCTCGCAGAGACTTTCAGTTCACTGGCAAATTGGGTGACGTTCATTTGTGACATATGGTTGCCCCTCCGCGATTATTCGGCTGCGAACCAGTGTGCACGTGCCTTGGTGATCAGATCCTTGGCGTGTTCCGCATCGATGCCGGTGTATTCCATGAGCTCATCGGTGGCAAGATCGGCCAGATCGTCACGCGACAATATGTTGTTGCGCGCCAGCTTGGCGGCCAGCGATTTGTCCATGCCGACGACCTCGAGCAAATCCTCCGACACATGCTCGAGCTGCTCCTCGTCGACGATGGCCTCGGTCAGCAGCACATTGCGGGCGCGCTCGCGCAATTCATTGACCGTCGCTTCGTCGAAGGCTTCGATTTCGAGCATTTCGGCAATCGGAATGTAGGCAACCTCTTCCAGGGTCGACAAACCCTCCTCGATCAGGATGTCGGCCACTTCCTCATCCACATCGAGCTTCTCCATGAACAGCGCGCGGATCGCACCGTGTTCCTCTTCGGATTTCTGCTGCGACTCCTCGACCGTCATCAGGTTGATGGTCCAGCCGGTCAGTTCCGAAGCCAGGCGCACGTTCTGCCCGCCGCGGCCGATGGCGATGGCCAGGTTGTCCTCGCTCACCACCACGTCCATCGCGTGTTTTTCCTCGTCGACGACGATGCTCGACACCTCGGCCGGCGCCAGCGCGCCGATGACGAACTGCGCCGGCTCGGCCGACCAGTGGATGATGTCGACGCGCTCGCCGGCCAGTTCATTGGTCACCGCCGTGACGCGCGAACCGCGCATGCCGACGCAGGTGCCGATCGGATCGACGCGCGGGTCGTTCGATTTGACGGCAATCTTGGCGCGCACGCCCGGATCGCGCGCCGCCGACTTGATTTCAAGCAGACCGTCCTCGATCTCGGGGACTTCCAGCTCGAACAGCTTCATGATGAATTCCGGCGCCGTGCGCGACAGTATCAACTGCGGACCGCGCGCGGTGCGGTCGATCTTCATCAGCCAGGCGCGCACCCGGTCGCCGGGACGCAGGTTCTCGCGCGGGATCATCTGGTCGCGCGGCAGCACGGCTTCGATGCGGCCCGCTTCGATGATGGCGTTGCCGCGCTCCATGCGCTTGACCGTGCCGTTGACCAGGTGTTCCTTGCGCTCGAGGAAGTCGCTGAGAATCTGCTCGCGCTCCGCATCGCGGATCTTCTGCATGATGACCTGCTTGGCAGCCTGCGCGCCGATGCGCCCGAAGTCGACCGGCTCCAGGGTTTCCTCGATATAGTCGTCGATGGCGATATCGGCAATCTGCTCGCGCGCATCGATGATGCCGATCTGGCACTCATCCTTCTCGACCAGTTCATCGGGCATCACCAGCCAGCGACGATACGCCTCGAAATCTCCCGTCTCACGGTTGATTTCGACACGCACGTCGGCATCGTCATGCACCTTCTTCTTGGTCGCCGAGGCCAGCGCCATCTCCAGGGCGGTAAAGACGATGTCCTTCGGCACGTTCTTTTCACGCGACAACGCATCCACCAGCAGCAACAGTTCACGACTCATTTGTCTCTCCCGCGATCCTCTAGCAAATCCTGTCAAATCCTGTCAAATCCTGTCAAAACTTCGGTACCAGCCGCGCCTTGTCAACCTGCGCCAGCGGCAACTCGAAAGGCTGCCCGCCGCCTTCACCCTGCAGCAGCACCAGCATCTCTTCGGCCTCGCGCACGCCCAGCAGCACGCCGCTGAAATTGCGCCGGCCAGCGATCGGCAGGCGCATCCGCACTTGCGCCTCCTGCCCGGCAAAACGCTCGAAATCCGCCGCTTTCTTCAACGGCCGGTCGAGGCCCGGCGAGGAAATTTCAAGCCGGTCGTAATCGATGTTCTCGACTGCGAACAAGCGGGTCAGGTGATTGCTCACCGCCGCGCAATCGTCGACCGTAATGCCCTCCGGCCTGTCGATGAAAACCCGCAACAGGCGCGCGCGCGGCGTCGTCTCGAAATCGACGAGTTCATAGCCCAGTCCCGTGACGGCTTGCTCGATGCGCTCTGCCAGTTGCATACAAATTTCGCTGCTACAAATGAAAAATGGGCGAAACGCCCATCCTCTTGGATCCCCGAACGCCAGGCAAGCACGCCGGAAACTGGAAAATGAAACCTGCCACACCACGCATCACACGGATCATCGCAGGAACATCCCAACCCCGCGCCGATCCCCGGCAAGTCCGCTAAACCGGTGGATTATATAGGAGCAAGCTCATGGAAGCAAATGAATCAAGGGAACAAACACATGCCGGGGCATGGCCTTGCTGGCGCTTTCCGGCGGCGCCGTTTTATCATGCCCTCCCCAGGCCACCATCAGGAGCGATCATGAGCAAATCCGAATCCCGGCAGATAGTGCTGGCCATGCTGGGCACGCTGTTCTGCCTGCACGCAGCGACTGCGGCGGCGGCAGACGAGCTCGTCAGCACGCTCGCCGATCAGAAACAGCTCGCCATCACCATCTACAACCAGGATCTGGCCCTGATCAAGGACAGCCGCAGCGTCGTGCTCGAGCGCGGTGAAAACGCGCTTGCCTGGCGCGATGTCTCGGCTCGCATGCGGCCGGAAACCGCCTTGCTGCGCAACCCCGCGCGGCCGGAAAGTTTTCGTCTGATCGAACAGAACTTCGATTTTGACTTGCTGACGCCGCAAAAACTGCTGGAAAAGCACGTCGGCCGCAGTTTGCGCGTCATCAAGACGCATCCGTCCAGCGGCGCCGAAACCAGCGAGGAAGCCACCCTGCTGTCCGCCAACGGCGGGACGGTATTGCAGTTTGCCGACCGCATCGAAGCGCATCCGCCCGGCCGTCTGGCCTACCAGACGCTGCCCGACAACCTGCGGGCACAACCGACGCTGGTGATCCGCCTCGATACGGCCGAGGCCGGGCGCCAGGCGCTGGAGCTCGCCTATCTTTCCGCCGGCCTGTCGTGGAAGGCCGACTATGTCGGCGAGCTGTCGGCAGATGAAAAGCGGCTTGACCTGAATGGCTGGGTGACGCTGACCAACCAGTCCGGCGCCAGTTATCCGCATGCCCGCCTGCAACTCGTCGCCGGTGACGTCAACCGCGTCCGCGACGACATGGAGCGCCGCACCATGCTGAGAGCCATGCCGATGGCGGCGGCAGCCGGCGCGGAAGGCATGCAGGAGGAAAACCTGTTCGAGTATCACCTCTACAGCTTCGAGCGCCCCACCAGCATTGCCGACAACCAGACCAAGCAGGTTGCCCTGCTCTCGGCGCCGCAGGTAGCCGTGCGCAAGGAATACCGCCTGCAAGGAGAAGAATACCTTTACCACGACCTGCAGTCCGAGATCGCCCGCAAGCTCAAGGTTGGCGTATTCATGGAATTCGACAACCGGAGCCCCAACCTCGGCCTCCCCTTGCCCAAGGGCATACTGCGCGTCTATAAGCGCGACAGCAACGGCAACGCCCAGTTCATCGGCGAGGACCGCATCGACCACACGCCGAAGAACGAGACGGTGCGCATCAAGCTGGGCGATGCCTTCGATGTCACTGCCGAAAAGAAACAGACCGATTTCAAGCGCATCGCCGCCAGCGGCCGGGGCAGCAGCGGCGTGATCGAGACGGCCTTCGAAATCACGCTGAAGAATGCCGGGAACGAAGCCATCAGCGTTGACGTCGTCGAACCCATTCCTGGCGACTGGAGCATGCTTGCGGAAAACCTGGCGCACACCAAGGCCTCGGCAAACCAGGCGCGCTGGCGTGTGCCGGTGCCGGCGCAGGGCAGCAAGCTGCTGAGCTACCGGATCAGAACGAAGTTTTGAACGGGCTGAACGGGAGTTGAACGGCGCCGGCCTCCCCATCGCCGCTGCCACAAAAGCCTAGCGTGCCTGACGCTTCCCGCCTGCCCTGCTCCTGTTCCCTTCGCTCCTTCTGCCGCCTGCACCACTTGCACCACTTGCACCATCTGCGCCACCACGCCGCGCGCGGACCGGGGCAGCGGTGGCGGATTTTGCCGCAAGTTTCCTTGCCACGGCTTCGACGGCGGGCTCCTGAACAGCCGCGGGCGCTGCCGCAGGCAGTTGGCGGATCAAGCGTTTGACCTCTTCCGGCGACAGCTCGAGCGTCATGCCGCGCTTGAGACGCGGCGGCATCTGCAGCGAACCATAGCGCACGCGCATGAGGCGGCTGACGGTCAGGCCGACCGCCTCGAACATGCGCCGCACCTCGCGATTGCGCCCTTCGGCGATGGTCACGCGATACCAGCGGTTGGTGCCCTCGCCGCCGCCCTCGGTCAACCGGCCGAAGCGCGCCACCCCATCTTCCAGCGCAACGCCTTCGAGCAGACGGGCGCGCGCCTCGATCGACAGCTCGCCGACGATGCGCACCGCATACTCGCGCTCGATGCCGCTGCGCGGGTGCATCAGGCGATCGGCAAGCGCGCCATCATTGGTGAATAGCAACAGACCGCAGGAATTGAAATCCAGCCGGCCGACGGCGATCCAGCGCCCGCCGCGCATGCGCGGCAGCTTGTCGAAGACGCTGGCGCGTCCCTGCGGGTCATTGCGCGAGACGATCTCGCCTTCCGGCTTGTGGTACATCAGCACGCGCAGACGGCGCGCATCGGCCAGGCGCAGATGCACCAGCTTGCCATTCAGCCGGATCTTGTCGCGCGCGCCGATGCGCTGGCCGACGTGGGCGGGCTCGCCATTCACGCTGACGCGTCCCTGGCTGATCCACTCTTCCAGCTCGCGCCGCGAACCATAGCCGGCATCGGCCAAGGCCTTGTGCAGTTTTTCCGTCTGTTCGTCCGCGCCCGGATTGCGTTCGACAGGCGCGGCGCCACCGCTGCCGCGCGCGCGCCGGCCCGCCGGAACTGCCGCACCGGCAGCCGTTTTCGCCGCGGCAGGACGAAATGGCGTATTGCGGCCACCGACCCGGCGCGGCCCAGGCACTCGTTCTCCTTTATCCGCTGCCGCCGCCTTCGTACCGGCAGCCCGAGGATCAGATTTCTTGCTGCGCGGCGGCATCGGTGACATCGCGGTTCTCCATGCTTGCTTCCATATCCGCCAATGGCGGTAACTCGGACAGGCTGCGCAGGCCGAGATCGTCGAGAAACTTTCTGGTCGTGGCGTACAGGGCCGGCCGGCCGGGGGCGTCGCGATGGCCGACGCAATCGATCCAGTCGCGCGCCTCCAGGGTTTTGAGGATATTGGGCGAAACGGCGACGCCGCGAATGTCCTCGATGTCGCCGCGCGTCACCGGCTGGCGATAGGCGATGATGGCCAGGGTTTCCATCACCGCCCGCGAATATTTCGGCGCCTTCTCGTTCTTCAGTCGATCCAGATGCGCCTGATATTCCGGCCGTGTCTGGAAGCGCCAGCCGCTGGCCAACTGCGCCAGTTCGACGCCGCGCGGCGACCAGTCGGCCTTGAGGTCGGCCAGCAGGGCACGCAGGGTATCGTCGTCGAATTCTTCGTCGAACAGGCGCTTCAGCTCGGGCAGCGGTAAGGGGCCGCTGGCCGTCAGCAGCGCCGCCTCGAGCACCCGCTTGTAGTCTTCAGGCGTGTAGAGCGTCAGCATTGGGGGATAGCCTCACATAGATGGGAGCGAGCGGTTCGCTCTGCGTGATCTCGACCAGTTTCTCGCGCGCCAGCTCCAGCATGGCGAGAAAGTTGACGATCAGATGAGGGATGCCGGCACCCGGCTCGAACAGGCGCTCGAAGGCAACGAAACCGCCGCCGGCCAGGTGGCGCATGATCAGGCTCATGTGCTCGCGCACGGAGAGCTCGTCGCGGCGTATCCGGTGATGCTGGGTGACGCGCGCCTGCCTGAGCAACTGCAGCCAGGCGGTCTGCAGATCCTGCAACGTCACTTCCGGCTGGCGTTCGACGAGCTTGTCGGCGATCCACACCGTCACCCATTCGTAGTCACGCTCGGCCTGCGGCAGCTCGTCGAGCTTCGCCGCTGCCGCCTTCATCTGTTCGTATTCGAGCAGGCGGCGCACCAGTTCGGCGCGCGGATCTTCCGGCTCGCCGTCCTCGGTCCTGGGGGGGCGCGGCAACAGCATGCGCGACTTGATGTCGATCAGCATCGCCGCCATCAGCAGATATTCGGCCGCCAGTTCCAGGTTGCGCTTGCGCATCGCCTCGACATAGGTCAGATACTGCTCGGTCAGCGGCGCCATGGCAATGTCGAGAACATTGACGTTGGCCTTGCGGATCAGATACAGCAGCAGATCGAGCGGGCCTTCGAAGGAATCGAGAATGACCTCCAGCGCATCGGGCGGAATGTACAGATCCTTGGGCATTTCGAGCATGGGCTCGCCATAGATCCTCACCGCATGGTCGGCATCGACCAGCGCCGCTGCCTGTTCGCCGACGATGGCAACAAGTGCCGCAGACACGGTATCAGCCGTCTCCACCGTCTCCGACGCATCGGCAACGGTCACG from Sterolibacterium denitrificans carries:
- the scpB gene encoding SMC-Scp complex subunit ScpB; this encodes MLTLYTPEDYKRVLEAALLTASGPLPLPELKRLFDEEFDDDTLRALLADLKADWSPRGVELAQLASGWRFQTRPEYQAHLDRLKNEKAPKYSRAVMETLAIIAYRQPVTRGDIEDIRGVAVSPNILKTLEARDWIDCVGHRDAPGRPALYATTRKFLDDLGLRSLSELPPLADMEASMENRDVTDAAAQQEI
- a CDS encoding segregation and condensation protein A, yielding MVGEQAAALVDADHAVRIYGEPMLEMPKDLYIPPDALEVILDSFEGPLDLLLYLIRKANVNVLDIAMAPLTEQYLTYVEAMRKRNLELAAEYLLMAAMLIDIKSRMLLPRPPRTEDGEPEDPRAELVRRLLEYEQMKAAAAKLDELPQAERDYEWVTVWIADKLVERQPEVTLQDLQTAWLQLLRQARVTQHHRIRRDELSVREHMSLIMRHLAGGGFVAFERLFEPGAGIPHLIVNFLAMLELAREKLVEITQSEPLAPIYVRLSPNADALHA